The proteins below are encoded in one region of Ricinus communis isolate WT05 ecotype wild-type chromosome 6, ASM1957865v1, whole genome shotgun sequence:
- the LOC8261722 gene encoding probable cysteine protease RD19D produces MIQERPTALIFTVIPLAILAFTTLTLTTSATSGDATLQDPTILQVTDDPSVTLSNRKFLGTNTEENFKMFMIKYDKEYDTREEYMHRLGVFAKNLIRAAEHQVLDPTAVHGITPFMDLTEEEFERMYTGVVGGGAVGAEGVTATSFLETAGLPSSFDWRKKGAVTDVKMQGACGSCWAFSTTGAIEGANFIATGKLLNLSEQQLVDCDRVCDIKEKTACDDGCGGGLMTNAYRYLIEAGGLEDEISYPYTGKPGKCKFDEKKIAVRVVNFTSIPIDENQIAAHLVHHGPLAIGLNAVFMQTYIGGVSCPLICGKKWINHGVLLVGYGAKGFSILRLGYKPYWIIKNSWGKRWGEEGYYRICKGYGMCGMDRMVSAVVTQVS; encoded by the exons atgatTCAAGAAAGGCCAACTGCTCTAATATTCACAGTAATACCTCTTGCAATCCTCGCCTTCACAACACTAACCCTAACAACCTCTGCAACTTCTGGGGATGCCACCCTACAGGACCCAACAATTCTCCAAGTCACAGATGATCCTTCTGTTACCCTTAGCAATAGAAAGTTTCTGGGTACAAATACAGAAGAGAATTTCAAGATGTTCATGATCAAGTACGATAAAGAATATGATACTAGGGAGGAGTACATGCACCGCCTTGGTGTTTTCGCCAAGAACCTCATCAGAGCAGCTGAGCATCAGGTGCTGGACCCCACGGCCGTCCACGGGATTACACCTTTCATGGATTTGACGGAGGAGGAATTCGAAAGAATGTATACTGGTGTTGTTGGAGGTGGTGCGGTGGGTGCAGAGGGTGTAACTGCAACATCCTTTTTGGAGACTGCTGGGTTGCCTTCGAGCTTTGACTGGAGGAAGAAGGGAGCTGTTACTGATGTGAAGATGCAG GGTGCATGTGGATCATGCTGGGCTTTCAGTACTACTGGagctattgaaggagccaattTTATTGCAACAGGAAAGCTTCTCAATCTTAGTGAGCAACAATTGGTGGACTGTGATAGAGTG TGTGACATAAAAGAGAAGACTGCTTGCGATGATGGTTGCGGTGGAGGTCTCATGACTAATGCCTACAGGTATTTGATAGAGGCTGGAGGGTTAGAAGATGAGATTTCATATCCTTATACAGGGAAACCCGGGAAATGCAAATTTGACGAGAAGAAAATAGCTGTACGAGTTGTGAATTTTACCAGTATCCCTATTGATGAGAACCAAATTGCAGCACATTTGGTCCATCATGGACCTCTAGCAA TTGGATTGAATGCAGTCTTTATGCAAACTTATATAGGAGGTGTCTCATGTCCGCTTATTTGCGGCAAGAAATGGATCAACCATGGAGTTCTGCTTGTTGGGTATGGTGCTAAAGGGTTCTCCATTCTTAGACTTGGCTACAAGCCATATTGGATCATTAAGAATTCGTGGGGAAAACGATGGGGAGAAGAGGGATATTATCGCATTTGCAAGGGGTATGGCATGTGTGGAATGGATAGAATGGTCTCCGCAGTGGTAACTCAAGTCTCCTGA
- the LOC8261723 gene encoding stemmadenine O-acetyltransferase, translating into MVTKMQVDIISREVIKPSSPTIHHYKPFKFPLFSQLTPTTYSPVIFFYPTTKPNLNITQTLIHLKKTLAETLTLYYPFSGRVVDNLSIDHFDEGVPFFIARVTGLVLSDFLKNPEIELLNGFLPYKPFTKETDKGVPQMAFQVNVFSCGGIVIGWSSSHKLVDGPTGAAFIHAWATMSRTGSLSDVIKPNCDEASIFFPPRNPFPEEHLSLMESLWFTKGNYISKRFVFDSKAIASLRVKARGEGNEKKNMPSRVEALSCFIWKCCMAASRAASGTPKPSILVEAVNLRTRTKPPMSKVSIGDIFWWATAVADPSLHNKELHELATLLDEAIALYDSDYMESLQGEDGFETMSEYCNQLRGLFSIEEPDIFAFTSWSRLGIYDMDFGFGNPFWIGILGKVGPAFRNLTVFLETRDGKGIEAWITLDEERMALLERDPEFLANASPNPRFSSL; encoded by the coding sequence atggTAACAAAAATGCAAGTTGATATTATTTCAAGAGAAGTCATAAAACCATCTTCACCAACTATTCATCATTACAAACCTTTCAAATTTCCCCTTTTCAGTCAGCTTACTCCCACTACTTATTCTCCGGTCATCTTCTTCTATCCCACTACAAAACCCAACTTGAACATCACTCAAACCTTAATTCATCTGAAGAAAACTCTTGCAGAAACCCTAACTCTGTACTACCCTTTTTCTGGAAGAGTAGTTGATAACCTTTCCATTGATCATTTCGATGAAGGTGTTCCTTTCTTTATAGCAAGAGTTACTGGGCTAGTGCTATCCGACTTTCTTAAAAACCCAGAAATTGAGCTCTTGAACGGGTTCCTTCCATATAAACCTTTCACTAAAGAAACAGACAAAGGAGTTCCGCAAATGGCATTTCAGGTGAATGTGTTTTCCTGTGGGGGGATTGTTATAGGCTGGTCTTCATCACATAAGCTCGTCGACGGACCAACTGGTGCAGCTTTCATTCACGCATGGGCTACCATGTCACGTACAGGGTCACTCAGTGATGTTATAAAGCCCAATTGTGACGAGGCATCGATATTTTTTCCACCAAGGAATCCATTTCCAGAAGAACATTTATCCTTAATGGAGAGTTTATGGTTCACGAAAGGTAACTATATTTCAAAAAGGTTCGTGTTCGATTCCAAAGCAATAGCTTCGCTCAGGGTTAAAGCTAGAGGAGAAGGAAATGAGAAGAAGAACATGCCATCGCGTGTTGAAGCTCTGTCATGCTTTATATGGAAATGTTGCATGGCTGCGTCTAGGGCAGCTTCAGGAACACCAAAACCTTCCATTTTAGTTGAAGCAGTAAATCTTCGAACAAGAACAAAGCCGCCAATGTCTAAGGTCTCTATTGGCGATATCTTTTGGTGGGCAACTGCAGTTGCTGATCCATCTCTGCACAACAAAGAACTGCACGAGTTAGCAACACTACTTGATGAGGCAATTGCTTTATATGACAGTGACTACATGGAATCACTACAAGGTGAAGATGGATTTGAAACAATGTCCGAGTACTGTAACCAGCTACGAGGGTTATTTTCAATTGAAGAACCAGATATTTTTGCATTTACAAGTTGGAGTCGTCTTGGTATTTACGATATGGATTTTGGATTTGGAAATCCATTCTGGATTGGAATATTGGGGAAAGTTGGACCTGCTTTTCGGAACCTTACTGTATTTCTTGAAACAAGAGATGGTAAAGGAATTGAGGCATGGATTACTTTAGACGAAGAAAGAATGGCTCTGCTGGAGCGCGATCCTGAGTTTTTAGCTAATGCTTCCCCAAATCCAAGATTTTCAAGCCTGTGA
- the LOC125370359 gene encoding stemmadenine O-acetyltransferase-like, with translation MEQKMQVDIVTREVIKPSSPSIHHNKPFRLSLFNQLTPTTYTPLIFFYPSTNPNFNITQTLIHLKKSLSQTLTLYYPISGRIVDNLFTDHFNEGVPFFVARVTGLELSDFLKNPELELLNGFLPCKPYTKEIDIGVPQMVIQVNVFSCGGIAIGMSGSHKLIDAPTGAAFLHAWATLSRTGSFSDVIKPNCDEASIFFPPRNPFPEEHLSLMESLWFTEGNYISNRFVFDAKALASLRVKARGEGNEKKKMPSRIEALSCFIWKCCMAASRAVTGTPKPSILVEAVNLRTRTKPPMSNVSIGDIFWWATALADPSLHNKELNELATLLDEAVALYDSDYMESLQGEDGFKTMSEYCSQLQVLFSFEKPDIFAFTSWCHLGMNRIDFGFGEPFWTAILGKAGPAFRNLTVFFETKDGKGIEAWITLDEERMAVLERDPEFLAYGSPNPRFSSL, from the coding sequence ATGGAACAGAAGATGCAAGTTGATATTGTCACAAGAGAAGTCATAAAACCATCTTCTCCATCTATTCATCATAATAAACCCTTCAGATTGTCCCTTTTCAATCAGCTTACTCCCACAACTTATACTCCACTCATCTTCTTCTACCCCAGTACAAATCCCAACTTCAATATCACCCAAACCTTAATTCACCTGAAGAAATCCCTTTCACAAACCCTAACTCTCTACTATCCTATTTCTGGGAGAATAGTTGATAACCTTTTTACTGATCATTTCAATGAAGGTGTTCCTTTCTTTGTAGCAAGAGTTACTGGGTTAGAACTGTCCGATTTTCTTAAGAACCCAGAACTTGAGCTTTTAAATGGGTTCCTCCCATGCAAACCATACACTAAAGAAATAGACATTGGAGTTCCACAAATGGTAATTCAAGTGAATGTTTTTTCCTGTGGTGGCATTGCTATAGGCATGTCTGGATCACATAAGCTCATTGACGCACCAACCGGTGCTGCTTTCCTTCATGCATGGGCTACTCTATCACGTACGGGGTCATTCAGTGATGTTATAAAGCCTAATTGTGATGAGGCCTCGATATTTTTTCCACCAAGAAATCCATTCCCAGAAGAACATTTATCGTTGATGGAGAGTTTATGGTTCACAGAAGGTAACTATATTTCAAACAGATTTGTGTTTGATGCCAAAGCATTAGCTTCTCTCAGGGTTAAAGCTAGAGGAGAAGGGaatgagaagaagaagatgccATCGCGCATCGAAGCTTTGTCTTGCTTTATATGGAAATGTTGCATGGCTGCATCTAGGGCAGTTACAGGAACACCTAAACCTTCTATTTTAGTAGAAGCAGTGAATCTCCGAACAAGAACAAAGCCGCCAATGTCTAATGTCTCTATTGGCGATATCTTTTGGTGGGCAACTGCACTTGCTGATCCATCTTTGCATAACAAAGAGTTGAATGAGTTAGCAACACTACTTGATGAAGCAGTTGCTTTATACGACAGTGACTACATGGAATCACTACAGGGCGAAGATGGATTTAAAACAATGTCCGAGTACTGTAGCCAGCTGCaagtattattttcttttgaaaaaccAGATATCTTTGCATTTACAAGTTGGTGTCATCTTGGTATGAATAGGATAGATTTTGGATTTGGAGAGCCATTTTGGACTGCAATTCTGGGGAAAGCTGGACCTGCTTTTCGAAATCTTACTGTATTCTTTGAAACAAAAGATGGTAAAGGAATTGAGGCATGGATTACTTTAGATGAAGAAAGAATGGCTGTACTGGAACGTGATCCTGAGTTTTTAGCTTATGGTTCCCCAAATCCAAGGTTTTCAAGCCTGTAA